acctgacaagcttgaatgctgaatctgagcattaggtttcggatgctggaggaggttaaggttttaagagctggttaaataaagtttttgaaacaggtgccctctgatggtgatatcttagttattacttgtccttacttcaccagacttccatggatggtgtgtcttatgatactgatgcacctgacaggcttgaatgctgagtctggtttcggatgctggataaagttaagtttttaggaacaggtcacatgtttaatagatgatagtactatatcaaacttgcatagttgatttaactgtaatatgaatgaatcgcagaggtagcttcagatgcagagcttgatctccattatcaaggatgctaaaaaataaatcttagttattacaggtcctaacttcaccaaacttgaatggatggtgtgtcttatgatacagatgcacctgacaggcatggatgctgaatctgagccataggttgcggatgctggaggaagttaaggttttaattgctagtgccctctgatgatgatatcttagttattactggtccaaacttcaccaaacttgcatggatgatgcgtgttatgataccaatgcacctgatgggcttgaatgctgaatctgagccataggtttcggatgctggatgaggtttagttttttggaacaggtcacatgttttatagatgatagcttgcatagttgatttaactttattataaattaaatgcagaggttgctttatatgcagagcctgatctccattatcaaggatgctaaagaaatctcctacctcactcaaaccagctcgatagatagatgtgtttgttgataaatgatataacatgattcctatgatatagtattgtatgatatgaaacaatattgtttgatataatacaatatgatatcatatgttatattataaaaagttatacaatacgatatgatattgtatcaattttttggatattttatgatatgatattgtatcacgatactgttatgtatagtattgtatattatgatacaatattgtataatattatattgtatttttaatttattattttatcacatgatacaattacataagatattgcaaaatattatattgtatcctatgatacaatattgtatattctataatattgtatcatacaatattgtataatatgatatgggTTTCAGTAATAttgaattatatcacatgaaattgtattatatgatattgtaatattatataatattgtatcatacgatattgtatgatatgatattggtttatatgatatattatcttatcacatgaaattgtattatatgatattgtaatatatattattgtgtcatatgatacaatatgtataatataataatgtattttatgatattttgctttatcacataatattgtatcatttgataagatacaatgttggaatcaaattatattgtattatatgatataatatcatataatgtatcaaatatgtttcagtgtcattcaatacaatatcatactatattatacaatataatatgtttcaatgttatgatgtattatgtaatatgatattgtaatataatactatattgtattatattttatgatattgtattatgtgatcaaatacaataaggtttaacacaatacaatgtcatatcatacattacaatatcatatctcattattgttcattacggtattttattgttttatatgatatatattataaatatgacatgatacaatatttaattttatatcattgtattgattaacatatgaacatatgattatcataaaaaaattttatcagatgatatacgatattttgtcaaaacagaatccatgaatatccaagatcataaagtatgattttcatataaaatgataaaggtggtcttatgaaggtgatgtctcataatggtgatgctccgtctcggtgagcttagtaatctatgattacctatgtttacaGTATGAAATTCAATGCCTAAAACAATGAGCACTTGAGTTGGTTGTACTGTTTTTTCATTTGCAATTGAGACACCAAGGTCATTGCACAGCCATAGAAAGGCATAGAAAATTTTGgccacaaaaaagaaaatcatctAGATAGTGTAAAATGGACAAATTTTGTGCATGAACCTGTGTCAGCCAATGAAAATCGAAAGCTAGCAAATCTGTCCCAGATTGCACAAATAATCTTACAACCAAATGGCAACATCTTGTCATAATAGTAAGCTTTGTTAAAGGAAAAACCCTAACAGATCAAAATCAGTGCTGCTAACTGGTATTAGCCGAAAGGCTGATTTAATGTCAGACTTTGCGAGGTATGCCCCACTTCCTAGTCTGGCAATCATGGCAGCAGCATGTCATCTATAGTTGAATAGGTCACAGAGCTCTGTTCagaatcaatgaaaaaatttaTAGAAGCAGCTTCTGGATAAGATAAATGGTGAGTAAGACGATAATCACCatcttatatgtatatataagaataaataaggaaaataattgtttttcgACCTATAGTGCACTATCTCTTGTGCAGCTGCACTGTTTCAACATCATGTGTTGTTGTTGCAGTGGCATGCTTTTGATGCCGGCGAAGTTACCGGCCCACTGAGTCTAGCGAGCAGCTGACATAAACATTGGCTGTTACCAAGAGGGAAAACCGATGATATTTTGAAACAAGCTCTATTTGCGAAAAAAAATGTGGAAGCGAACGGAATGACATGCTAAtgtggctgttccatgtatatTTCACATCCCTAAGAGCATATATAATGGCTTTACAGCAACGATACACAAATATTTGATGCAAATAAACGTCATTTTGAAtataatgcttatttttggatgttgtTTGTCCTATAACACAACAAGCGGAGCAGACATATTTAATTCAGCGCTAACGAGCGGTATTTATTTTGTGTGCACCGCTTTGTGTGTTATAGTActgacgacatccaaaaataagcattcgaTGCTTAAGTGTAGGAAAATGTATTAGGTTTATTGGATTATTATATTCAATGTTTACAAACAGATCTTTATTCATGAAGtttatcatttataaatgaatttatttctttgCAGATGTACAGATTAACAATACGTGCCAGCAAACCCCCTGTTCCTAATATTTTAGCAGATTTATTGGAACATCAATTCTAGTACAACCAAACGTTTAAACATAATTTGACTTAACAATATACCATGTGATATATACGGAGGATGGCCtaacagggaaatatttgtacagaaggAGAGAAAGAGAATAAGAGTCAGAAGGGAGGAAAATGGAAGAAGACCAAGCATAATTCACAAACAGTTGTATATGAAGCATGTGTTTCGTGTCTGGTAATCATGTCAAATGTGTTAGATTTAGAGGAGATTAGCATACAAAATAAGTGGGTCTTCATTGCTGTGATTTGTCACTGTTTGTATATATCAGTTGTGTAGAGGCTAGCAGAAATGACTTGTAGGGAGAACAATTGGTTGtgtgttttaacttttaaaCCTCAGTTTATGTTGCAGAACTGTTCAAATCAATACTTTCTATTGCTTATTTTTCATAcgagaatttttatttcatatgcaTTAATATAAACTAAACGAGCGAGCTTTTTTCCCCCTTTCAGTTGTAGCTTGAAACATTTTTATGGGCAATGGACTCCATAAAAtgtgatattaaaaatttgctaAGATATGTCATAATTTAGTGTAGTCAAAAAGTGCAAATGCTTTTCCTAGGGATGTGCTGAGTTTATAAGAGCTTCATTTGTTCTGCAGATTTGACTATCACCATGCATTAGAACAATGTCTGCAGAACTTGTATCTATACATTCCAAGTATTCTGTTTTTAAATCtcaatggaaaaataaaagttttctatttttggtctatgtatatgaataaaatttgttcatgtatttgttttgtGAACAGCATTtgtgtgatacatgtatgttattgtaGATGTCAAGATTTCATCCAACATCCAGAAGTGCTAAAAATGTAAACTAACAGCAAACCTCATACAAGACTCTATAAGTCTATATTGTACACATGTCCATTGTCAGAAGCTGATACAGATGTTCATGTATCTGATTTTTAGCTTGATTTCCAGATTTGTTCCCAGTTTTGACAGAAGGTTGatacatttgtaaaatgaaatggAATACTCAGTGGATGGAGAACAGACTTTTTTCTGAATCTGTCAAGAACAATCAGTTATAAGAGTATAATCAGTGCACTGTCACTATCAGTTTCATGGAGGACTTTGTTTCCCATGTGGATATACCTACTACAAGATTATTACTGATTGATTAACATTTTCTGTACATTTTGCAACCGCCAGAGTTCAGATTAACTATAATTTTGCCAAATAGAACATTATTACAGTATGTGAAggattttccttttttatttttatcagaaCATTAACTGATTGAAATGAATCTAAAGCTTGCTGATGGTGCATTGATTGTATTTGTCTAGCGTACTGATATATCTTTATTATTGAATTGTGATGGATGTAGAATTAGACAACATCACatttaattttgatgcattttgccCACTGTTTTCAACCAAGATTCGCATGAAAAGATGGTATATCAAGAGATTTATTTGTCTTACAAATATGTTCTTGAATGTCAACTTTGGGCTGGATGCTGTTAATTATTTGGGTCACCACGTGCGGTAAATAAAACCTCTGAATATGATGTTTGAAGGCAACATAGGAGATGTGTGTACAGAGTGAACAATGTGCAATAAACCGTAGCCAAGCTTGTAACTTATAACGTGTAGAACTATTGTTTTGTGTCtgaagataaaaaaagaaacaaaacatctTATTCAGCTAGTGAATAGTAGGACaattttatgtgtatttacatatttactCTCCTAAACGGATAAAGCATTGAATGTCTTGGAAATAATTTGAACTTTGTCACATGATGTGTATATGTCACATGGCTGTCATGTGATGTATGTTTATTCAAAGGCTAATGTGATTTCAGctttttaagtttttgatttattgatgTTGAATATGgggatttatttatgaaatagagcATTTTCTCCCAGTgtataattgtatatttatataatatcattatgATAGCAACATCATTATTAAACAACTCATTAAAGTGGTAAAAAGTGTTCGTCGATATTTTTTGTGTTACACAGTAATTGATGAAAAACATTTAGATATTTACTTGGATGCTAAGAAGACTTTCaaggataaaaatattaaatatataaaaatataaaaatccaTAGACATTTGTTACTGTCACCGCAGggtaatcaatacatgtattgttatatCCTGGTTTTAACTCATTCTCCACAGCTACAGTACCTTTGATGACTGCTATGtgtattgatatattttcattttataagatTGCATtaaaaacgggggggggggggagcgcccccccccccttttttttttgcaaaagtaGACGTAACCATGGTAACCATCagacacatacatgtagcactttTTCTCGCCGCAaaataattgttcctaaattgaCCTTTAAAATAGAACTATTAATAGTGACAATGAAAATTGGAGTCCtaggtatactagcccccccccccccccccccccctcccccatcgaattaggattttttttggaagtaagaTTTTGAGTTATAGGGTTATAGGTATACTAGCCGTCTGAAGTCTGAACATAAAACATTATGCATTGCGATCagaaataataaatcatttgcATTGTGATATTATTAGTATCAATGAAACATATCTACTTAATATGGATGAGTTTGGTTATAGATGTTTTGGCTCAAATCGTAAACAGACTCACATCCAAGCCCCTAAAGGTTCAGGTGGAGTTGGACTTTTGATTAAATGCGATCTAAACAACTCGTATAACGTTAAAGTCATTGATCGCGCGTACGAGGGAATTATTGGTgttcattttgtcaacaaattttctgactttaattttattgtgtatTCATTGTCCATGTATCTGATTACGGAAAATTCGCCATGGAGGCGCGATGCCACTTCGTTTTTCTCCCATTTACTTACCCAGGTTTATCTGCATTGTGAAACCGACGCTCTCATCTTATGTCCCCTGTTATATGTTCTGTAGAAGCAATAGAAgacgaatttcattttttattacattgtacatcttATTCAAAACTTAGAACCGAAATCTTTTCTAGTTTTGGCTTTAATAATCGATTACAAAACATGTCAGACTCGGACTGCACTGGTTTTCTCTTATCTAACTTCTCCTTTGAATCCATGTGCGTGGAAAATCATTATAATTGCGAAAGAGAAAAATATACTGTAGATTAACGTGATAATAGCACTATAATCACAATAgcatatttttatatgatataaataaagaagatgggtggataaggcgtttAAAATACCCATGcacggtcggacaagctactgaaaaattaatatatcaataaatatcatatttaaaaaaatcatttaaaacaatatatatttaacatatcattgattttaaacctATAAATTTGTTCAATACTTGgtatatgttgactcaaacaggcgtatacgtatcaaaacctgcaaatagtgcctttttttttagaactttaaggcattttcttttatagagtgggtctgggctccatatttttcttatagtCTTATTtaggtctaatggaaaacaaaccgatttcaatcaacaaaaacgtagAGAGATGACccaatatacattaaaaatactattttgtatcccaacaattgaacgttttgaaaaaataatacaagtccatAAATTCGTAGCCAAAGTGAGACATAATATTAAAGAGcctactttgttgtgtctgaaatggctcagtggttagagttcCTGGCTTTAGCTttagctaaccttatatatctagggtttttatggtatttgttcgataccaccaaaatttcaggcaatattttttttcttatttttggttaaatatataaaaaaaacctgaataaaattagaaattgtgctttggCAAACtcgttttataatatatttgattagataataataataaataaatttaaaattgtatttcacgacTAAACTGAATGGGCacttgcgccatcttattcccccattttctttacaaatttgGAAAGCAATAAAGCTTGAATCTTTTTTAGAATCTTTTTACCGTATATCGCCCAATTCAGGCACAGTTAAGAAtttgattttactttaaattcatcATTAGAGTTTTAAAGGGGCATTACCAGTAGGCAGTAGCTAAAGAAGTTTTGGCAATCAAATTTCAACTGTAATGAATACATGttgataacaaaacaaataaccACTTTTTGCGTAAAGTAATAACAACAGCTATTGGCTCACAGCTTACAAGCAACTAGtgatttaaggtcagacgacacgttcctcgagcatcTTTTTTTCGTATCTTCTCGTTAATTATAAAGAGTTCcagtaaaacttttattacttaaaatcatttttaatttgattggcattttattattgtattgatatatGCCTAGATGGCCAAGTGGTTAGAGCGGTGGCCGCTCCTTGCGAGGAGCGCAGGTTTCATAGGTCATGAGTGCAAGCCCCGGCCCCGATGAAGCTCCAATATACTGAATTTTCCtgtgctgtatattttttttatttctatatcagcaattcaagtttattttcaaaaagaatatatattgcatactctagtattttgcagaaatgcctggtacttacttacttacttattcCTGTTCGCTCCTTGGGGAGCATAGGGCCGCAACCACTCCTCGCCAGCGGACTCTGTTCTTTACTGGGCCCAGGTGAATCCTGCCTCTTTTGTCTCTGACTCTACTGATCTTCTCCAGGTTTGCCTATGTCTTCCCACCTTCCTCTTTCCCTGTGGGTTCCAATCCAGTGCCTGTTTTGTGATGTTTTCTGGGGATTTACGTAGAGTGTGGCCTATCAATCCCCATTTCCTCCTCTTTATTTCAATGTGGATGGGATCTTGTTTGGTCTTTTCCCGTAGGCTTGTGTTTGATATGGTGTCTGGCCATCTGATGTTAAGAATATGTCGGAGACATTTGTTGACAAAAGACTGGAGTTTGTTATTGATCGTTTTTGTTACCTTCCAGGTCTCCGAGCCATACAACAGACtgattttacatttgtattaaaGATTCTTGTTTTGGTGTTGATGGAGAGTGCTTTTGAATTCCAAATTTGACGTAGGGTGTTGAATGCAAGTCTTGCCTTGTTGGTACGACTTTTAACATCGTTGTCAGCGCCCCCGTCCTTGATAACAATGCTCCCAAGATAGGTAAATTTGTCGGTTTCTCTGATGTTCTCTCCATTTAACTGAATTGGTGTATTCTGTTTTTTGTTCATTCTCATCACCTCTgtctttttaatgtttatttttagacCAGTCTTTTCTGCTTCTGCTGCAAGGCGTGACAATTTCTCCTGCGCATGTTGTTGTTTGTGGGATAGCAGGTCAATGTCATCTGCAAAATCCAGGTCCTCAAGGTGTTCGCTGAAGGTCCACTTGATTCCAGTGTTGTTGCCTTGCGTTGTTTCCTTCATGATCCAGtcaataacaattaaaaatattgttggtGAAAGAATGCAGCCCTGCCTTACTCCTGTTTCTACTTTAAATGGATGTGAGTTTTCCATTGTGGATTATTTCACATGTGGCATCGTCGTACAAGTTTCTATTGATGCTAATGAACTTCGTTGGTATTCCATAATGTTCCATTAGCGTCCAGATGGTTGACCTATCCACACTgtcaaaagctttttcaaagtcCACAAATGTTGAATATAGTGGAGACTGCCACTCAATAGACTGCTCTATGATGATTCGAAGGGTGGCAATGTGGTCTGTGCATGATCTGTTCTTGCGAAACCCTGCTTGCTCTGGTCTTAGTTCCTTGTCCAATGCTTCTTTTATTCTTTCCAAGATTAGTCTTGTTAGAACTTTGCTGGCAATGGATAAAAGCATGATACCTCGACAATTTCCACATTGCGACAGGTCACCTTTCTTTGGTAGTTTAATTAAGTATCCTGTTTTCCAATCATCTGGAACTTTTTCTTCTTCCCATATCTTTTGTAGTAGATGTTGTAGCATCTCTGCAGACTTTGTTGGGGTAGCTTCAAGAGCCTCTGGGGGAATGCCATCTGGACCAGCTTCTTTTCCGTTTTTCAGTGTTTTAATTGCCTTGGTAATTTCTACTCTAGATGGGGGTTCAGTTATGATTTGAAGTTCATTCTTTATTGTTGGTATGCTTGCAGTACCAGGTGGTGGTGGCCAATTTAGAACTTCCTTGAAGTGCTCTACCCATCTAGCTCTTTGTCCTATATCACTACTGATAATCTTTCCCTGCTTGTCTCTCACTGGGGTGTTAGTGTTCACATTCTTTCCTGACAGCGTTCTGCCTTTTCATACAGCTTTTTCATGTTGTTCTGTCTGGCTGCTGTCTCTGCCTCTTCAGTCATGTCATGGACAAACTGTCTCCTGTCTTTTCTAGCATTCTTTTTGACTTGTTTGTTGGCTTTCCTATATTCTTTTTTCAGTCCCTCTTTTTGTTGAGCATCCTTACACTGGTTAATTTTCTGCTTCAACTCTTTCCTTACTTTAACTATTTCCCATGTTTCTGCTGTCATCCAATCTTTGTGCTCCCTCTTTTTCTTTCCTAAAACTTCACTGCATGCAGTTTTCCAGATGTCTTGGAGCTTAACCCAATGGTCTTCTATAGTTGTTACTGTGATTCCCTCTAGTGCATCGAACTGGTTGCTTATTGCGATGTTAAACTCATcactgttttctttgtttttaagaaGGTGGACATTAACTTTGTAGTGAGGTGTTTTTGATTTATCTTTAAATGCTCTGAGTTTCATTCTAAGCGTAGCTGTAACAAGTTGGTGATCTGAGGCTGAATCTGCTCCTCGTCTTGTCCTAACATCAAGCAAGCTTCTTATCCATTTTCGC
This genomic window from Magallana gigas chromosome 5, xbMagGiga1.1, whole genome shotgun sequence contains:
- the LOC136275591 gene encoding uncharacterized protein — its product is MKETTQGNNTGIKWTFSEHLEDLDFADDIDLLSHKQQHAQEKLSRLAAEAEKTGLKINIKKTEVMRMNKKQNTPIQLNGENIRETDKFTYLGSIVIKDGGADNDVKSRTNKSFVNKCLRHILNIRWPDTISNTSLREKTKQDPIHIEIKRRKWGLIGHTLRKSPENITKQALDWNPQGKRKVGRHRQTWRRSVESETKEAGFTWAQ